Below is a window of Thermodesulfomicrobium sp. WS DNA.
GGATCATTACGTCCATCAATATGCTCGAATCCTTGGGGGCGTATGATGCATCGGAGGGTCTGGATTATGTGTTTTACGACGTTTTGGGCGACGTAGTGTGTGGCGGCTTCGCCATGCCTATTCGCGATGGAAAGGCGGAAGAAATCTATATCGTCTGTTCTGGTGAAATGATGGCCATGTATGCAGCCAACAATATCTGCAAAGGCATTGTAAAATATGCACAATCCGGTGGTGTTCGTTTGGGAGGACTTATTTGTAATTCCAGAAATGTGGATAATGAGCGCGAAATGATTATGGAACTTGCGAAACGTTTGGGCACTAAAATGATTTATTTTGTTCCTCGTGATAATGATGTGCAGAGAGCAGAGATTAATCGTATGACGGTTATTCAATGGAAGCCAACAGCACCTCAGGCAGATCATTATCGAAATCTTGCTAAGGCTATCGATTCTAACGACATGTTCGTCATACCAAAGCCGCTTCCAATTGAGAATTTAGAGAGCCTACTCATGGAATTCGGTCTTTTAGATCAGTAATTTACAGAAAAAGGAGGTATTTTTATGATTATGATTCGTGCTATCGTTCGCCCTGAAAAGGCTGATGATGTTCTCGCTGCCCTTATGGAAGCCGGATTTCCTGCAGTGACCAGATACTCCGTAGCTGGGCGTGGTAAGCAGCGAGGTATCAAAATTGGTGAAGTGACGTATGACGAGATCCCTAAGACAATGCTTATGAGTGTTGTTCCGAGCGCTGATAAGGATTTTGTTGTAAGTGTTATTATGAAATCTGCTAGAAGCGGGGCAAAGGGTGCTTTTGGTGACGGAAAGATTTTTATTTCTCCATTGGATGCTGTGTATACTGTGAGTTCTGGAGTGTGTGATTCGGATATGGAGGCCAGACAATGAAAGAAGTGATCGCCGTGATTCGTATGAATAAGATGAATGCTACAAAAAAGGCGCTCACCGACGCAGGTATTGCGGCCTTTTTTGCCCATGAATGCTTTGGCCGAGGAAAAGGACTGGTAGACCCGAGTGCTTTGGATGGGGTCAAAAGGGGAGTGGAAGAGGCCGTAGCGGCCGTTGCGGACCCGATCAAGCTGTATCCCAAGCGGATGCTCACTGTGGTCGTTCCGGACGAGATGGTGGATGATGTGGTGTCCACCATCATGGAAGCCAACCGCACAGGCCAGCCTGGAGACGGCAAGATCTTTGTGCTCCCTGTTTCGGACTCAGTGCGGGTGCGTACGGGCGAAAGCGGCACTAAGGCTATTGTTTGAAGGAGGAGGAAAGTATGAGCGCGCCTGTCAAGAAATTTAAAGCGTTGGATCCAGAAGAAGTCAAAAAACAGCTGGTTTCCCGCTATCCTGCCAAGGTGGCCCGAAAGCGGGCAAGTCAGATCGTCGTCAATGAGCCTGGTGACGTGCCGCCGGAGATTCTCGCCAATGTGCGCACCATTCCCGGCATCATCACGATGCGCGGTTGCAGCTATGCGGGGTGCAAAGGGGTCATCCTGGGCCCGACTCGGGACATTGTGAACATCACTCATGGCCCCATTGGGTGCGGTTTTTATTCATGGCTTACCCGTCGCAATCAGACCGACGCCTCGGCAGAGGGTGCTGAAAATTATATGACTTACTGCTTTTCTACGGACATGCAGGAGCAGGATATTGTCTTTGGCGGCGAGAAAAAGCTCGAAGCAGCAATTCAGGAAGCTTATGACATATTTCATCCAAAGGCGATTGCTGTGTTTGCTACTTGTCCGGTTGGACTTATCGGAGACGATATCCATGCAGTTGCAAGAAGGATGAAAGCAAAATTTGGAGATTGTAACGTTTTTGCTTTTAGCTGTGAGGGATATAAGGGAGTAAGTCAGTCTGCTGGTCATCATATCGCCAACAACCAGATTTTTACTCATGTCGTTGGAGAAATTGATGAACCACGCAAAGGGAAGTATACTATCAATCTATTAGGAGAATACAATATCGGCGGTGATGCATTTGAGATTGAGCGTATTCTTGATAAGTGTGGAATTACTCTTTTAGCGACATTTTCTGGAAATTCCACGTATGAACAATTCGCAACGGCGCATCAGGCGGATCTCGACTGCGTCATGTGTCATCGCTCTATCAATTATGTCGCCGATATGCTGGAGGAAAAGTACGGAATTCCTTGGATTAAAGTGAACTTCATTGGGGCCCAGGCAACGGCCAAGAGTCTTCGGAAGATTGCCGAGTACTTCCAGGACCCTGAGCTTCTTGCTCGGGTAGAGGAGGTCATCGCCGAGGAACTCCCCGAAGTGGAGGCTGTGGCCAATGCGGTGCGTCCGCGCACCCAGGGTAAGACGGCCATGCTTTTTGTCGGCGGGTCTCGCGCCCATCACTATCAAGAGCTTTTCAAGGAAATTGGCATGAAGATCTTGGCCGCGGGGTATGAATTCGCTCACCGCGATGACTACGAAGGCCGCCAGGCTCTGCCCCGGATCAAAGTGGACGCCGATAGCCGCAACATCGAGGAGATTGAGGTCACGGCCGATCCCAAACGCTATCGCCCCCGCAAGACCGAGGAACAACAAGCCGCCCTTGAGGCGCAGGGATTCACCTTCAAAGACTATACCGGCATGATGGCAGAGATGGAGAAGGACACATTGGTCATCGACGACCTCAATCAGTTTGAGGCGGACCGGCTCATCGAACTCTACCGCCCCGATATCTTCTGCGCAGGTATCAAAGAAAAGTATGCAGTGCAGAAGTATGGCATCCCCCTCAAGCAGCTCCATAGCTATGACTATGGTGGTCCTTATGCCGGATTCCGTGGAGCCATCAACTTCTACAAAGAGATCGACCGCATGGTGAACAGCCGGGTGTGGACCTATCTCAAGGCTCCATGGCAGCAAAATCCGGAACTCTCAGCGACCTACGTGCATCAATAAAAAAGGAGCAACTCATGCTGCTACGTCATACACCACAAGAAATCATCGAACGCAAGGCGCTCACCATCAATCCGGCCAAGACCTGCCAGCCTATTGGGGCCATGTACGCTGCGTTGGGCGTCCACGGGTGCTTGCCTCATAGCCATGGGTCCCAAGGCTGTTGTGCCTACCATCGCAGCACCTTGGTACGCCACTACAAAGAACCTGTGTCCGCTGCCACGAGTTCTTTTACGGAAGGCGCTTCGGTTTTCGGCGGCGGCGCAAACCTCACCCAGGCCATCGAGAACATTTTTACAGTATATGATCCAGAAGTTATTGCTGTACACACGACTTGTCTCTCTGAGACCATTGGAGACGATCTCAATCAGATCATCGATAAAGCTAAAAAGAGCGGCAAGGTACCTGAAGGAAAGAATGTAATTTTTGCGAATACTCCAAGCTACGTCGGTTCTCATGTCACAGGATTCTCTTCAATGGTGAAGAGTATTGTTTCAAGTTTTGCAAAAACAGATGGATCGCCTTCAGGAAATGTTAATATAATACCTGGTTGGTTGGAACCTTCCGATATGGAAGAGATAAAACGGCTCGCTTCTCTCATGGGCGTTCCAATTACAATGGTTCCAGACACATCTGGAGTTCTCAACGCTCCGCTGACGGGTCAGTTTACTCTGTTTCCCAAAGGCGGTGTGACGGTGGAGGAACTGCAGGCCACAGGCAGGGCCAAGGCCACAGTGGCCTTGGGTGAGTGGTGCTCGGCAGAAGCGGCCCGTTGGCTGGATGCTCAGTGTAAGGTGCCGTGTACCATCATCGAGATGCCCTATGGACTTCTCGGAACGGATCGTTTCATTGATGCATTGCGGGTTGCAGGCGGTGTTGCGGTTCCAGAATCCATTGAATTCGAGCGGGGACAGCTCGTGGATTTCATCGCCGACATGCATCAGTATTTCTACGGAAAGAAGGTCGCATTGGTAGGTGATCCTGATCAGCTTATCGCTATGACCGATTTCCTGGTGAGTATCGATATGCATCCAGTACATATCGTTACAGGGACTCCAGGATCACGTTTTGAGAAACGAATCCAGGAAATCGTTGCGCCCCTCGGCTATACACCAAACGTTCGTGCCGGTGGTGATATGTTTTTGTTTCATCAGTGGATCAAAAATGATCCGGTCGATGTTATCATTGGCAATACGTACTGTAAGTACATCTCCCGTGATGAGGATATCCCTTTGCTCCGGTTTGGATTCCCTATCTTGGATCGAGTGGGACACCAGTACTTTCCTACGGTTGGGTATAAGGGCGGACTTCTGTTTCTTACCCGCTTGCTGGACGTGCTTTTGACCCGCAAGGACCGCGATGAACCTGAATCGAGCTTTGAGCTGGTGTATTAAGGGGGCTATGATGGCGATTCCTGAACGCGTTGTCTTGGTGTGTCAGAGCTTCCGTACTGCTGGTGAGCCCAAAGGGGTGTGTCATCGGCACAATGATGGCCTGGCGCAGTATCTGGAAGAGGAGATCCTTGCCCGCGGCTTGGACATGCAAGTGATCACGACGGGGTGTCTGAAGCGCTGCGAGCGAGGACCAGTCGTTGCCATCATGCCGGAGAATTGGTGGTTCGGCGCAGTGGACAGCGAGGAAGCGGTGGACGCCATCCTTGATGGTCTCGAAAACGGCGAACCGGCTGCCAATCGTTTGGAGTAGTTATGTGTATCCGCCCTGCCACCCATGCCGACCTTGCTGCCATGACGGGACTCTTGGAGCAACTCTTTGGTATCGAGACAGAATTTGCCGTGGACAAAGCCAAACAAATGCGAGGGCTGGCCCTCCTGCTGGAAACCCCCAAGGCCGTGGTCCTCGTGGCGGATGTAGGTGGCAAGGTGGTGGGGATGGTAACCATGCAGACCGTGGTTTCCACTGCGGAAGGCGGTCCAGTGGGTTGGGTGGAGGACCTTGTCGTGGATGAGGCCTGGCGGGGCAAGGGCATCGGTTCGGCTTTGTTGCGGGCCATCCTCGGACTGGCCTTTGCCCGTGGTCTTTCTCGCGTCCAGCTCCTCGCCGATGCTGAGAATGCCGCTGCCTTGCTTTTTTACCACCGGCATGGGCTTCGGCGGACGCGTATGGTGTGTGTGCGCGCCGTGCCCTGACGAGGAGGTCATTATGAACGCGGTACTCGAAGAACGGGCGTCTCAAGTTTGTCGCCTGGGAGAAGAGCCCTTTGCTATGGTTTGCAACCGCCCGAGTCTTGCAGGGGCCGTGAGCCAGCGGGCTTGCGTGTTTTGCGGTTCGCGGGTGGTCCTTTATCCCATCGCCGATGCCTTGCATCTGGTGCATGGGCCCATTGGTTGTGCGGTGTATACCTGGGATATTCGGGGGGCACTCTCTTCGGGCCCGCAACTCCATCGCATGAGCTTTTCCACGGATCTCAAAGAAAAGGATGTCATTTTTGGGGGCGAGAACAAACTCGCCGCAAGTCTCGATGAGCTCATCCCCCAATATACCCCCAAGGCCGTGTTCGTGTACTCCACCTGTATTGTGGGACTCATCGGCGACGACGTGGATGCCGTGTGTCGCAAGGCGGAGGAGCGTTTTGGCATTCCAGTCATTCCTGTGCACAGCGAAGGCTTCAAGGGGAACAAGCGCGCAGGGTATTCCGCAGCCTGCCAGGCTCTCATGCGTCTCGTGGGTAAGGGGTCCACTGAAGGAATCGGACCTCTGAGCGTCAATATCCTCGGTGACTTCAATCTCGCCGGTGAGATTTGGATCGTGCGGGGCTATTTGGAGAAGATGGGGATCCAGGTGGTGGCGAACGTCACGGGGGATGGACGCGTGGAGGACATCCAACGCTGCCACGGGGCGCGGCTCAATCTGGTGCAATGCTCGGGGGCGACCATGGAATTCGCCCGCATGCTTCAAGAGCGCTATGGTATTCCTTGTATCCGGGTGTCCTACCTGGGCATCGAAGACATGGCCGACTCTCTGTACAAGGTGGCAGACTTCTTTGCCGCGCAGGATCCTTCTTTGCGCGAGCGCACGGCCCAGCTGGTACGGACCGAATTGGAGTGGCTGCTGCCGCGGCTTGCAGAGCTGCGCCGCGATCTCGAAGGCAAGCGGGCAGCCCTCTACGTGGGAGGATCGTTCAAGGCCTTCTCGTTGGTCAAGGCGTTCCGTCACCTGGGCATGCAGTCGGTAGTCGTGGGTTCGCAGACGGGTACCACTGAAGAGTACGAGGAACTCGCCGGCATCTGTGATCCGGGAACCATCCTCGTGGATGATGCCAATCCTTTGGAGCTCGCCGCGTTTCTCGAGGAGAAAAAGGTAGATGTATTCGTTGGAGGGGTCAAAGAGCGACCCATCGCCTACAAGTTGGGAATTGGCTTTTGCGATCACAACCATGAGCGTAAAATCGCTCTGGAAGGATTCGTTGGTATGTATAACTTTGCAAAGGAAGTACATGCATCTACCATGAGTTCTGTTTGGAAAATTATGCCACGCAAAGGATATAAACCTCCTTTTCTCGATAAGGAGGGTTGCCATGTCTGAGTATGTGTCTACAATAAATGCATGCAAAATGTGTATGCCGATTGGTGCTGCTCTGGCATTCCGTGGTATCGATGGATGTATTCCATATATTCATGGTTCTCAAGGATGTGCCACATATATGCGACGGTATATCATCAGCCATTTTCGAGAGCCAATCGACATTGCGTCTTCTTCGATGGACGAGAAAGCTGCTGTGCATGGTGGAGGTCCGAATTTCAAGAAGGGCATCCTCAATGTCATGCGCAAATATAATCCTCAATTGGTAGGGGTAGCCACCACCTGTCTGACAGAAACCATTGGCGAAGATGTTCCTCGTCTGGTGCAGGAGTTTCGGGAGGAGTTTGCAGATCTTCCCTTGCCAGAGATCGTGACCGCCTCCACCCCCAGCTATTCCGGGACCCATATCGATGGCTGGCATGCGGCCTTGCAGGCGGTGGTGAATGGCGTGGCCCAGCCCGTCGATTCCCATGGGGGAGTGACGCTTATGCCGGGATTTCTCTCTCCTGCGGATCATCGTTGGTTCAAGGAGTTGGGCGCGCGCATGGGGCTTGCGCTGACCCTCCTGCCCGACTTCAGTGACGTGCTCGACGGCCCGACCTGGGAGACCTATCAGCCCCTGGCTCCGGGAGGGACTCCCATGGAGGCCATTCGGCGCATGGCGGGGGCCTGCGCTACGGTGGAGCTTGGTGTGCCGCACCGTCTTTCTCCAGCCCAGTCTCTGGAGCAGCGTTTGGGCACGCCTGCACGCTTTACGGACACGCCCATCGGCCTTCGGGCCACCGACCGCTTTCTCGGCGTGCTCACGGAGTTGGGCGGGTGCGTGGCCCCGCGGGAGGTAGCTGCCCGGGGCCGGCTTTTGGACGCCCTGGTGGACGGCCATAAGTATGTCTTCGGCAAGCGGGTTGTGGTCTACGGCGAGGAGGAACTGGCCGTGGGAGTAACGGCATTCTTGGCCGAGATGGGAGCTCGACCGGTGCTCGTGGCCACGGGTGGCGCGAGCGCTACCCTGGCCGATCGTGTCCGTGCCGTCGTAGACGGGCTGTGTCCTTTGCCCGAAGTGCGCACCGAGGCCGACTTCCATCAAATCGAGGAAGAAGCCAATTCCATGGAGCCGGATTTTCTCGTGGGCCACAGCAAAGGATACAAGCTTGCGCGTTCTCGTGGCATCCCGTTGATCCGTCTTGGATTTCCCATTCACGATCGGTTTGGAGGACAGCGTCTTTTGTGCGTGGGCTATGATGGTGCCCTGGAGCTTTATGATCGTATCGTCAACGCCCTGCTGGCCCAGAGTCAAGATGCATCTCCGGTAGGATATTGGTATCTTTAGCCCATAAGGAACGGTCATCATGTGCAGGCAAAAAGATCGTAGCGTACATCCATGCTTTGAAAAAAAATCCGCATGCTCTGTTGGGCGCGTCCATTTGCCAGTGGCTCCCACATGTAACATTCAGTGTAATTACTGCGATAGGAAGCATGATTGCATCAATGAATCCCGTCCAGGAGTGACGAGTGCGGTGCTCTCCCCCACGCAAGCCAGTGCCTATTTGGACATGGTTCTTGAACGGGAGCCGCGTATCCGGGTGGTGGGGATTGCGGGTCCGGGGGATCCGCTGGCCGAGCCTTCCCGAACGCTGGAGACCATCCGTCTCGTGGCGCAGGCCCATCCTGAGTTGTTGTTCTGCCTTTCCACCAATGGGCTGGGGCTTCCTGATGTCGTGGATGACTTGGCGGATTTGGGCGTGACCCACGCGACCGTGACCGTCAATGCCGTGGACCCGAAAGTGGGAAGCCAGATCTACCGGTGGGTGCGTTTTGCCAAGCGTGTCTACCGCGGTGAGGAAGGGGCCCGGCTGCTTTTCTCCCGGCAGGAAGAGGGGATCCGCCGTCTCAAGGAGCGGGGGATGACCGTGAAAGTGAACACCATCGTTATCCCTACGGTCAATGAGAACCATGTGCTCGAGGTCTCGCGCTGGGCCGCGGGCCTTGGTGTCGACATCCAGAATTTGCTCCCGCTGTGTCCAGCTGCCCAGACCCCCTTTGCTGCCTTGGGCGAGCCCGAGGAGCATTTGGTGGAGGCGTTGCGGAACGAGGCCTCGGCCTTGCTGCCTCAGATGCGCCATTGCCAGCGCTGTCGTGCAGATGCCGTGGGGCTTCTCCATGCGGATCAGTCTCGGGACTTGGCCCCGGTACTGCGGCAAGTGGCTCATGGCCCAGCCGTGTCGCGCCCATACGTAGCCGTGGCCAGCCGGGAGGGGCTTTTGGTCAATCAGCATTTGGGCGAAGCAGCTGCCTTTCAGATTTGGCAGCCAGGACAATCGCCGCGCCTGGTGGCGACACGGCCCGCGCCGGAACCCGGCGGGGGCGATGGCCGGTGGCGGCAGATGGCGCAGGTTTTGGGTGATTGCAGTGCGGTGTTGGTCCGGGCCGCAGGGGCGCGCCCCAAGGAAGTTCTCAGCCAGCAAGGCATCACCGTGTATGAGGTGGAGGGGCTGGTGCGGGACGTACTTGCGGCCTATGCCGAAGGCCAAGACATGGGCGCATTCCGGCCCTGTTCCGGTACGGGATGTCGTGGCGCGTTGGGGGGAGGAGGCGTTGGATGCGGGGCCTAACACACGTTTTTTGGGGCGGAATCATGAGGACGTTGATGGTGGCCGGCATGGTGATGGGGTTTGCGTGGGTATGCGCGGCTGAGGAAAGGCCTATGGTGGCGGCCGCAGCGAGCCTCAAGTTTGCGTTCAGCGAAGTGGCGGAAGAGTTCCAGCGGCAAACGGGGATGTCGGTGCGTCTGAATTTTGGTTCTTCAGGGAATTTCCGCCGGCAGATTCTTCAGGGGGCCCCGTATGAGGTCTTTTTTTCGGCCGATGAGGAAAACGTCCTGGCGCTCCACGCACAAGGCTTTGCCGTGGATGCGGGCAGAACCTATGCCCGGGGGCGGGTGGTCCTCTTGGGGCATTCGTTGGGCCTTTTGGGTGTGGGGGCAGACCTTTCCGGCATGGTCGAGGCGGTTAGGAGTCACAAAATCACGCATTTTGCCATCGCCAATCCCGAACATGTCCCATACGGCATGCGCGCGCAGGAGATCTTGCGCCGCTTGGGAGTGTGGGAGGAAATTCAGCCCCGGTTGGTCGTTGGAGAAAATGTGGGGCAGGCCGCCCAATTCATCCTCGAGGGTGGCGCTGACGCTGGTCTTGTCCCTCTTGCTTTGGTGCTTTCTCCTTCTCTGGCGGGTAAGGGTGAGTACGTCTTGGTGCCGGAGCAGTGGCATACGCCGCTCCTCCAACGCGGTGTGCTGCTCAAGGGGGCAGGGCCTGTCGCCCAAGCGTTCTACCAGTTTGTCTTTTCCGCCAAGGCGCGGGAGATCCTGGAGCGTTACGGCTTCGTGCCCTTGGGGGGTGGATCTTGATGGATTGGTCGGCCCTTGTCCTTTCGTTGGAGATCGCTGGGAGCACGGTACTGATACTTGTGCCGGTGGGAATGGTCTTTGGACGGCTTTTGGCGTGGCGCTCGTTTCCTGGCAAGAGCCTGGTACTGGCGGCGATCAACCTCCCGTTGCTCCTGCCCCCTACGGTGATGGGGTTTTACCTCCTTCAGACGTTGGGGCGGAATACGCCCGTGGGCCGCATGGCGGAACAGATCCTCGGCCATCCTTTAGTGTTTCATTTTTCGGGGCTGGTATTGGCGTCGTGCCTGACCAACATCCCTTTTGCCATCCAGCCGGTGCAGCGGGCCTTGATGGCGATCCCCCGCGAGGTGCTCGAGGCGGCGGCGTGCTGCGGCATGGGTCCGTGGCAACGAGTGTGGCGGGTGGAGCTCCCTTTGGCATGGCCAGGGCTTGTCTCGGCCGTGGCCTTGGTGGCGGCGCACTGCCTTGGTGAGTTTGGCGTGGTGCTTATGATGGGAGGCAACATCCCGGGGCAGACGCGCACCATGTCCATTGCCATCTATGAACGTATTCAGGCCTTTGACGAGGCTGGGGCCGCCTTGCTGGCGGCGACGCTTTTGGGGATGTCGCTTGTTGTTCTTGCCATTCTCTTTGGAGTGGATCGTGGACGAGCAACAAGGCCTTGAGGTGCGGGTTCGTTGCAGCGCGCCGATCCCGCTGGCGGTGGAGCTGCGGTGCCCTGCAGGACAGACCATGGCAGTGGTGGGACCTTCAGGGTGCGGCAAGACGAGCTTATTGCGGGTGGTTGCCGGCTTTTTCCGGGTGTCTGGAGCTCGCGTGGTGTGTCTGGGGGAGGTGTGGCAGGACGGTCGCCGCTGGCTGCCGACCCACCAGCGCGCTGTGGGTATGGTCTTTCAGTCCTATGCCCTCTTCCCCCATCGGAGTGTGCTGGAAAACGTGCTCGCGGCCCAAGGCGTTGGGGGAAAGGCGGGGGCGCTGGAGTATCTTGCCCAGGTGGGGCTTGCGGGCTTGGAGGATCGGTATCCCCATCAGCTCTCGGGTGGCCAGCGCCAGCGGGTAGCCCTGGCGCGCGCTTTGGCCCGGAGGCCTCGGGTGCTTTTGCTCGACGAGCCGTTTTCTGCCGTGGATGGGCCCATGCGGCGCAGCCTGCACGACTTGATGCGTACTTTGGGGAGCATGGTGCGTGTCCCGTGCCTTCTCGTCACGCATGATGTCGAGGAGGCCCGTCGGTTGGCCCAGCAGATGCTGGTTATGGATCAAGGGCAAGCGCTCCAGGTGGGCCCCCCGGAGGAGGTCCTGCGGGCTCCGGCCTCGTTGCAGGTGGCGCGGGTGTTGGGTCTTGCCAATGTATTGCCTGCGGAAGTGGCTGGGAGCGAGGCGGCGGGACTTGTGCTTCGCGCCGGGGCGATCACGGTGGTTTCCGGAACGAAGCGGCGGTTTCGGCATGGGGCGCCTGTCTTGTGGCACGTCCCTCCTGCCGAGGTATCCGTGGTGCCTGAAGGCGAGCCGGCGTGCCGCTACCACCGCGGTCCCTTGGTGGCATTGGAGGTGTGTGCCGTGGATGTGCTTCCTCCGGTGGTACGGGTGCTGCTGCGTTGGCCAGGAGGAGGCGTCGTGGAATCCGAATCCACTCATCCGGCCCTGCGCCAGCGGCCGCCGCAGCCCGGGACCACGGTGCGTGTGTGTCTGCCGCCCTCAGCGATCCACGTGTTCCCCGCCCCGTGAGGCAATGGCTTCGAGCCGCTTGCGGGCCACGAACGTTTCCAGACCATATTTGCGCAGGCGATATCCCAGCTGCCTGGGCGTGATCCCGAGTTCTCGGGCTGCCTGCTGCTGAATCCAATGGCAGCGTTCCAAGGCGGCCAAGAGTTCCCGCTGCTCCATCTCCTGGAGCGAACCCGGCGTGGGGGAAGGAGCCGGACTGGAAACCACTTGCTCTGGGGCGAGGCGGAGCAATGGCCGCAGGCGTGCTGCCGTCACCGGGGTGCCGTCATTGAGGATGATCAGCCGCTCCACGAGGTTTTCCATCTCCCGCACGTTCCCTGGCCAGAAGTAGCCTTCGAGGAGGTGGAGGGCTTCGGCCGTGAAGGACAGAGACCGTCCATATTCTTGCTCTGCCCGGTGCTGGAAATGGGCAAGCAGGGGCAGGATGTCTTCCGGGCGTTCGCGCAAGGCGGGCACGTGGATGGGGAAGACGTTGATGCGGTAGAAGAGGTCGTTGCGAAACTGGCCGGCGCGGACCAATTCTTCCAAGTCGCGGTTGGTGGCGCTGATGATACGGACATCCACCTTGCGGGTAGCATTACTCCCGAGACGCTCCATCTCTCGCTCCTGGAGGACGCGCAGCAGCTTGGATTGCAGTGGCAGCGGGAGTTCTCCAATTTCGTCCAGAAAGATGGTCCCTCCGTGGGCTTCCTCAAATCGCCCCGGTCGGGATGCCGTGGCGCCGGTAAAAGCCCCTTTCTCGTGCCCGAAGAGTTCCGATTCCAAGAGGTTCTCCGGGATGGCGGCGCAATTCACCTTGACGAACGGCCGTTGGGCTCGATCCGAGAGATCATGGATGATGCGCGCCACGAGGGTTTTTCCCGTGCCGGATTCTCCTAAGAGGAGCACTGTGGCCCGCGTGGGGGCTACGCGCTCGATCATGTCTTCGACCTCACGCAGACGGGAGCTCTTGCCGATGAGGCTTGGACCTCCGGTCTCTCGGGACAGTTGAGAGCGCAGCCGGAGATTTTCTTGCTCGAGAGTGTGGAGCTTTTTTTGTACATTTTTGTGAAGAGCAAGGATGCGGGAAAGGAGGGTGGCGACGATGGAAAGGGTGCGGGCGTCGGCCTCCAGGCGTTCCGGGTCGGGGTAGGCTCGGTCCGCACTCAGGACTCCTATGGGCTCGCCATGCAGGAGGATGGGGACTCCAATGAAGGCGAGAGGGATGTCCTGGGGCCGCCGGGATCCGGTCTTGTCTAAAAACAGCGGTTCGGTGGTGATGTCCGGTACCACGAAGGCTTGGCGCTGGCGAAAGATGGCGCCGGTAACGCCTTCGTCGAGGCGGTAGATGCCCCGTTGGCGTTCTTCTGGGGTGAGACCGTGGGATCGGGAAATGGCGAGACGGCGAGTGCGCTCATCGTAGAG
It encodes the following:
- the nifD gene encoding nitrogenase molybdenum-iron protein alpha chain; this translates as MSAPVKKFKALDPEEVKKQLVSRYPAKVARKRASQIVVNEPGDVPPEILANVRTIPGIITMRGCSYAGCKGVILGPTRDIVNITHGPIGCGFYSWLTRRNQTDASAEGAENYMTYCFSTDMQEQDIVFGGEKKLEAAIQEAYDIFHPKAIAVFATCPVGLIGDDIHAVARRMKAKFGDCNVFAFSCEGYKGVSQSAGHHIANNQIFTHVVGEIDEPRKGKYTINLLGEYNIGGDAFEIERILDKCGITLLATFSGNSTYEQFATAHQADLDCVMCHRSINYVADMLEEKYGIPWIKVNFIGAQATAKSLRKIAEYFQDPELLARVEEVIAEELPEVEAVANAVRPRTQGKTAMLFVGGSRAHHYQELFKEIGMKILAAGYEFAHRDDYEGRQALPRIKVDADSRNIEEIEVTADPKRYRPRKTEEQQAALEAQGFTFKDYTGMMAEMEKDTLVIDDLNQFEADRLIELYRPDIFCAGIKEKYAVQKYGIPLKQLHSYDYGGPYAGFRGAINFYKEIDRMVNSRVWTYLKAPWQQNPELSATYVHQ
- a CDS encoding (2Fe-2S) ferredoxin domain-containing protein; its protein translation is MAIPERVVLVCQSFRTAGEPKGVCHRHNDGLAQYLEEEILARGLDMQVITTGCLKRCERGPVVAIMPENWWFGAVDSEEAVDAILDGLENGEPAANRLE
- a CDS encoding GNAT family N-acetyltransferase, which produces MCIRPATHADLAAMTGLLEQLFGIETEFAVDKAKQMRGLALLLETPKAVVLVADVGGKVVGMVTMQTVVSTAEGGPVGWVEDLVVDEAWRGKGIGSALLRAILGLAFARGLSRVQLLADAENAAALLFYHRHGLRRTRMVCVRAVP
- a CDS encoding P-II family nitrogen regulator → MKEVIAVIRMNKMNATKKALTDAGIAAFFAHECFGRGKGLVDPSALDGVKRGVEEAVAAVADPIKLYPKRMLTVVVPDEMVDDVVSTIMEANRTGQPGDGKIFVLPVSDSVRVRTGESGTKAIV
- a CDS encoding P-II family nitrogen regulator → MIMIRAIVRPEKADDVLAALMEAGFPAVTRYSVAGRGKQRGIKIGEVTYDEIPKTMLMSVVPSADKDFVVSVIMKSARSGAKGAFGDGKIFISPLDAVYTVSSGVCDSDMEARQ
- the nifH gene encoding nitrogenase iron protein, translating into MRKVAIYGKGGIGKSTTTQNTVAGLAEMGKKVMVVGCDPKADSTRLLLGGLAQKSVLDTLRDEGEDVELADIRKEGFMGTWCVESGGPEPGVGCAGRGIITSINMLESLGAYDASEGLDYVFYDVLGDVVCGGFAMPIRDGKAEEIYIVCSGEMMAMYAANNICKGIVKYAQSGGVRLGGLICNSRNVDNEREMIMELAKRLGTKMIYFVPRDNDVQRAEINRMTVIQWKPTAPQADHYRNLAKAIDSNDMFVIPKPLPIENLESLLMEFGLLDQ
- the nifE gene encoding nitrogenase iron-molybdenum cofactor biosynthesis protein NifE yields the protein MNAVLEERASQVCRLGEEPFAMVCNRPSLAGAVSQRACVFCGSRVVLYPIADALHLVHGPIGCAVYTWDIRGALSSGPQLHRMSFSTDLKEKDVIFGGENKLAASLDELIPQYTPKAVFVYSTCIVGLIGDDVDAVCRKAEERFGIPVIPVHSEGFKGNKRAGYSAACQALMRLVGKGSTEGIGPLSVNILGDFNLAGEIWIVRGYLEKMGIQVVANVTGDGRVEDIQRCHGARLNLVQCSGATMEFARMLQERYGIPCIRVSYLGIEDMADSLYKVADFFAAQDPSLRERTAQLVRTELEWLLPRLAELRRDLEGKRAALYVGGSFKAFSLVKAFRHLGMQSVVVGSQTGTTEEYEELAGICDPGTILVDDANPLELAAFLEEKKVDVFVGGVKERPIAYKLGIGFCDHNHERKIALEGFVGMYNFAKEVHASTMSSVWKIMPRKGYKPPFLDKEGCHV
- the nifK gene encoding nitrogenase molybdenum-iron protein subunit beta, which translates into the protein MLLRHTPQEIIERKALTINPAKTCQPIGAMYAALGVHGCLPHSHGSQGCCAYHRSTLVRHYKEPVSAATSSFTEGASVFGGGANLTQAIENIFTVYDPEVIAVHTTCLSETIGDDLNQIIDKAKKSGKVPEGKNVIFANTPSYVGSHVTGFSSMVKSIVSSFAKTDGSPSGNVNIIPGWLEPSDMEEIKRLASLMGVPITMVPDTSGVLNAPLTGQFTLFPKGGVTVEELQATGRAKATVALGEWCSAEAARWLDAQCKVPCTIIEMPYGLLGTDRFIDALRVAGGVAVPESIEFERGQLVDFIADMHQYFYGKKVALVGDPDQLIAMTDFLVSIDMHPVHIVTGTPGSRFEKRIQEIVAPLGYTPNVRAGGDMFLFHQWIKNDPVDVIIGNTYCKYISRDEDIPLLRFGFPILDRVGHQYFPTVGYKGGLLFLTRLLDVLLTRKDRDEPESSFELVY